The genomic stretch TCAGAGCCGATACTTGTACTTTTAATGTGCTGATGCTAAGACCCTTTTGAAATCCACATTGTAGAAACTCCAGCACCGAATTTGAGTGTGATGTGTCCATCTCATTCTTCAAACACCAGGAGAGATATGTTTTCCAAGCCTTATGATATATCTGGCGTGTAACTTTTTTCCTACTCTGAATGAGTGTTTCTGATAAACTATTAGAGAAACCCTTGCTCTTTAATATCCTCCATTCAGGCTCCATGCCGAAAGCCGAAGAAGAGTCGGATTGGGATGAAACGCTGGGCCCTGGGTCAGTAGATCCTGTCGACATGGAAGGATCAGATGGTCTGAGGCTAAGCGCTGAAGTGGAGCAAACCAAGGTCTCTTGGGCCAGAAAGGAACAACCAGAATGACTTGTGCTTGGTCTCGCCATATCTTGTTCAAAACCCTCGAGATGAGATGTAGAGGGGGAAAGGCGTACATCTTGTGCTGGCTCCAGCTGATTGAGAATGCGTCCACTTCCCATGGATTGTCCTGTGGGCACAGGGAACAAAATAGAGGGCATTTCGTATTGATTCGTCTTGCAAACAGATCTACTTGTGGAGCCCCCCAGAGATTCGATatttcttgaaatatttgatcgtTTAGGCTCCATTCGTCTTGAGAGAGGTTCCATCTGCTTAAATAATCTGCTAGATAGTTGAGCGTCCCTTTCAGATGTACTGCTTTTAAGGAAAGTAGACTCTTTTCTGCCCAATGAAGAATCCTTGATGCTTGGGACCTTAAGACTCTGCTCTTCGTACCCCCCTGCCGGTTCAGGTAGGCCACTACTGTACTGTTGTCCGTACGAATAGTCACATGGGATTGGTGAATCTGAGTCTGGAATGCCTGAAGTGCTTCCCATACAGCTTGCAACTCCCTGCTGTTTGAAGATCGTTTGTGAAGATGTGCAGACCATTGACCTTGAGCAAGAAGAGTATTCAGATGTGCTCCCCAACCCCCGGAGCTTGCGTCTGTAGTTATTACAGTCTGGGTTGGAAAGTCCCAAAGATTTCCTCTGGAGAGATGATTTGCCTCCAGCCACCAAAGAAGAGAGTGCTTGACACTCCAAGGAATCTGAAACTTCTTGTCTAGGGAAGATAACCTCTTGTCCCATTTGGATAAAATCCAGCTTTGAAGTACTCTCGAATGAAGTTGACCCCATTGTACTGCAGGAAACGATGCTGTTAATAAGCCCAGTAGCGCCATAGCTTTTCTTAGAGAAATGATCTTCATTctctgaaaagaaagaacagaattTAGTAAAACAGTAGATTTCCTGGAAGGCAAAACAAGTGTTTTATTGCCAGTACAGATCACAAAGCCCAGGAACTCCATACTCTGCTGAGGTTTTAAAGAGGATTTCTCCCAGTTAATTACCCACCCAAGGGACTGAAGAAAATCAAGTGTGAACTCTGTTTGGAGATTTACTGAGTGGACAGAGGGACCCCAAAGAAGTAAATCGTCCAGGTAGGCCATAATCTGGATAGAGTCTAGTCTCAGGACAGCTAAAACTTCTGCCATAACGTTGGTAAATAGCCATGGGGCTGAAGATAAACCAAAGGGGAGGGCACTAAATTGGAAGTGTCTTACCTCTCCGTGTAGAACCACTGCGAACCTCAGGAATTGCTGTGATTCTAGGTGAATTGGCAGATGTAGGTAAGCGTCTTTGAGGTCTAGAGAGGTTAACCAACAGCCCTCTTGTAGCAGATTTATCACTGAGCGAATGTTGTCCATTCGGAATTTCCTGTAACGGACTGCCTTGTTTAATTTCTTCAGATTCAGGATAAACCTGTAGTTCCCTTGAGGCTTCTTTATCAGGAACACTGGAGAGTAAAATCCCAGACATTCCTGGCATCTTGGGACTTGTCTGATGACTCTTTTTTCTAGTAGAGAGTTTACTTCGTTTAGTAATGCCTGTGCCTGGTCTGGACTGCTTGGACAGGGAGTCACAAAGAACTGTGTCGGTGGGCGCTTGATAAATTCTATTTTGTATCCCTGTAAGATTATGTTTAACAACCAATTGTTCTGGAATGTCTCCTGCCATCTTTCGAAGAAATGGGCTAGTCTGCCGCCCACCGGTatcctggcgtcattgttttGTTGGAGGGTTTGGATTGGAGTAAGAGGGATTTCCTCTTGGCCGCTGCGTTCTATTTGGTACCCACTTCTTCTTCTGGATATTCTTATTTTCTGTTTCTTGTTTTCCTGAAGGACGAAAGGAACGATTGAAACGAAAATTTCTCCGCTTAACTGGaaaatttttctttttatctgcagatCTTTCCAAAGTCTCTTCCAACTTTGTTCCAAACAAGAGATTGCCTTCACAAGGAATTCCGCATAGTTTAGACTTGGAAGAGGTATCACCCTGCCAGGTTTTTACCCACACACCTCTCCTAGCAGAATTTACCAGAGCTGTTGTTCTAGCCGTTAGACGTACTGAGTCATCTGCTGCATCCGCCAGATAATTAGTGGCATGTAGGATCTTAGGGAAGGCATTCAATATTTCCTCTCTAGGGATGCCTGACGCAATCTGTGATTGGACTTCCATTATCCATAACTTTAGGGATCTAGCCACTGCAGTAGATGCTACCGAAGGCTTGAAGTTTAAAGAAGCTGCCTCCCATGCCCTTCTTAAGATGTTATCCATTTTCCTGTCAATTGGATCTTTTAGGCAACCGAAATCTTCAAATTGCAGATCCGACCTTCTGGACACTTTAGATAGTGAAGGGTCAAGTTTAGGTGAGGTCCCCCAAAACTTTTGATCTTCTGCGCTATATGGGTATCTCTTGGCCAAAGACTTAGGCCAAAAGGCTCTCTTTTCAGGATTGTCCCATTCTCTTTTAATGATGTCCTTAAGACTATTATGCACAGgaataaaggacatctgaggttcaGATAAAGTCTCATACATTTGATCTAAGGGTGTTAATGTTTTCTTTTCTGTAGCAATTCCCATTGCCATGTGCATGGCCTCTAACAGTTCTTTCATAAAGTCAGTGGAGAAAGCAAACCTATGGCATTTACTACTCTTTTCTTCCACATTATCTGTTTCAGAAGGTATTTCATCAAAAGAAGAAATTTCCATTTCTCCCTCGGATCTTTCTGATTCCTCTGAAAGCACAACGTCTAATTTCCTCTTCTTAGTCGGAGGGGTACCTTCAGGAGCCCGATCCGGCTGTTTAGTAGCCACAGAACCCGAGGGTCCCGGTAGGACTGTCAAACCTGCCCTTACTGGAGAGGTAGCTGAGCTTTTCATAGTCTCTACTGCTGAAGAGATTTCTGCTCTAATCCATCCTTTTAAATCTTTAAACATAGAAGGAGATTCATCTCTGACCACTTTATCTGTACAAGACTGACATAACATTTTAGATGAGGATGAAGACAAATGACCCTTGCAAACTGCACATTTCTTAGAAGGCTTATGAGATGCTTTAGCTTCAGAGCCTTTAGATTTATCAGTGTCAGTTTTATCAGGCTTGTTAGGGAGTTCTTTATCAGACTTAGTGTCCATCTTCCGGGTTTTAGGCTAAAATAAAACACAAAGAAAAAACCCCAATCAGCCTGATAACCCTCAATAATCAGCCAATATGAATCAAGGAACCACAATGATGCATACCAGAGAGGGTACGGAGCTTGACTCCACAGAGCCCTGGGAGGAAGATCCagaggcagcctccatagtcacagacacTGTAAAGAGTGACTAAGTTAGTTAAGTAAAATGTACCTGcccacagcataataacattatcCCTGGCTATCACCAGAGATCCTACCAGTCCAGAAGATTCCACAGCTTTCCAAGTGGTTACTGCAGCCTGCACGTCCGCTGTCCGGAGGAATCCGTGCTAAACGCTGCACTGGAGCGCACGCCGGGCCAGGAGACTTCCTGCTTCCGGCTTCTGGTCACGTGGGTGCCAATCACGTGATGCGCGGGCGGGACTTCCGGAATCCGTACGAACTTCCGCATCCTGGGGAAGGCTACAGCGTGCAGCGTGATCCCGCGCGAGGACAACTAGCCTGCGCAGCCAGGGAGATCACACAAGCAGCGGCTCCTGCAACTAGCATGGGTGGCCAGCCATATCCCCACACCtagcatcctgctggacaggataaCAACTGATGGGGTAAGCGGGAACTATGTtgtatatacctgtctaatccctatctaatctattatgcaaattcttatctagcttcctgtccagtgaattatggaaggagacaagtctcagggttgctgtcctgagacgttctgggaaaaaaggaacacagcatagttatttgtgtgctaggcactgtacatacacctgtctatctcatcatgtcacgtgtcagttcgggtatcctttaagcctcatttaaatcacaaatttgagTGTTTAGACACTCGTAATTACTCATGAGCCCATGCCTGGCCACAACAAGTCCCCATAGTTAGATAAGAAAGACCAACTTCCATCCTACCTGCCTGACCTTGTGATGCAGAGACCAGGTAATGACAgcaggttaggcacctacagggggattAGGTATCAGGTGGTGGGAGGCGGTTAGTTAGGCACCTACAGAGggattaggcattaggtggggggttatAGTTAGGCACTCACAGGGAGATTAGGCATTTGGTGGGGGGATTAAAGTTAGGCATTATGTGGTGGGAGTGGGGTTAGTGCAAAGTAAAATCTCGGtaatttaaattaccaatattttacacttAGCTCACCACTCAGCGCCCAACTGAAGCGGTGTTGCCGAAGTGCGTACTCATGGCAGGGACCTCGTCAGAGGGTGGTCAGCGGCAGCAGTCTACGCTACTAAGCTGCTATACAGACCCCCTCAGTAATAGATGGAGAGTGTAGTCGTACCTGGATATCCTCGATCCACTGTTGGGAATCACCATTCTCCGAACCGGACAACTCTTCCACCAGCACGGATGGAAAGACCCCGATGCGGCCGTTGAACTCGCCCTCCCAGAAGCCGTCGTCGTCCTGGTTCTCCTTGTTCAGGATCCGGATAATGGCTCCTTCCGGGAACGACAGCTCGTCCTCTGTCTGCCCGTCGTAGTCATAAAGTGCTTTCACAAAACACACTGCGGACACAGCAACAGGCAAGTCAGACACTGGGCTCCCATCAAACCAACCATGCAGGTGTATAAAAATTACTGTAGGCCGCatgtatttaaaggggcactatggcaaaaaaaatgtaaaatttaaaatatgtgcaaacataaagtacgttttttccagagtaaaatgagccatagattacttttctcctatgttgctgtcacttacagtaggtattagtaatctgacagaagtgacaggttttggactagtccatctcttcataggtgattctcagcaaggcttttattctttataaagatatttcctaaaaaggatttaaacaatgatgctggccagcctccctgctcgctacacagtttttttggtagctggacagagcaactgccattcactaagtgcttttgaaaataaataaatcacagagaatcccctatgaagagatggactagtccaaaacctgtcacttctgtcagatttctactacctactgaaagtgacagcaacctaggagaaaagtaatttatggctcattttactctggaaaaaatgtacttcttatttatatatgtttgcacatattttacattttacaatttttcgccatagtgcccctttaaagagaacctgaactgaaaataaaagtcaaaataaccatacacaggtcatacttaccttctgtgtagtctactcctcaatccctttctcctctcctacgtcccatttgtccactgtgatcaatggaattctccggccTCCAttataaaaatggccattaccccataacagcttcctggtcagcacactgttaacttgtaatatcacccacttgagccatagggaaacatggacattaccttgcacattcagctgtaattgacagctgctgatacataactgacagcaactggcatatttcagttctgacaaaatattgtcagaactggaagggatcactataagaagaaaatggtgatcttctgagaagaactgatggccaggtaactatgtaatgttcatttgcagctacatcatgtgtgtattttaaataattttactcagttcaggttccctttaattcatcCAAGAACcggtttcattggttcctgacctcctgatcactgCGAGCCAAAGTGTAAAAAGAGGGACAAGATGCTCTGGTACAAAATTATTTAAGACTAGAGCTGGCTAGTTTCCTGATAGCAGATTGATCATCATTTGCTTCCTGTTATTACaagttctgcctctacctgtAGACCCACCACTGCAATACAGTATGACTTCTACTGTTCTGTTGTGGGCGTCACATGATCACACCTGGCCGACCCACCCAACAACTAAATCCAGGAGAAGAGGAAGTGAGCTGTACTGAAGTCTGCCAAGCACATTTGGTGAATTAAACATTTTGTCTGCCACTTTAATTTTATACAGTTTATATTTACTTTACACCCTGACTACTTTGCCTTCCAAACCTTCTTATTGGCTCATATGAAGACAGGAAACTTGTAGCCCTTGTTTCTTGTATGAGGCTGATAATCAGAgcagtggctgggcagcaggcgatCGGGTACCACTTACCGCTCGTGTCGCCGTTCATGGAAACGTTTAGCCCTTGTGTCATGAACAGGTTGGATGGTCAGAGCAGTGGTTGGGCAGCAGGCGATCGGGTATCACTTACCGCTCGTGTCGCCATTCAGGCTCCCGGAAACCATTTCGGCATCATTGGAGTTACTGGACGTATGAGAGCGGCTGTCCAGAGCGGCCAGAGACTGCAGCATGCTCAGTAGACTGTTGGAGGTGGGGAACTGCAGGTACTTTTCTGGTACATATCCCACCTGTCCCGCCTTGTTCCTGGCCTGCAAGAAGAAGAGGAGACCCGACATTAAAGTGGTACGAAGTTTAGCAGTTCTTCtttactctaaaagattatttacagccttaaaggggttctgtggagttttAAAAAAGCACAaatagacacttacctggggcttctattggcccccagTAGCTGTGCGGCCTTGGCCGCGCATGCTCGCTCCAGCTCACGTCTCCAGgaacttactgcgcaggcacagtacaagaaaacctcatactgcgcagcaagcttccagagatgtgagttagatgaataattgaccGGTGCCGCCGGCGGGGAACGAGTGATCAgaggaggacggcacgggacatgaCAGTCTCGCTGAAGGGATAGtgtctgtttgtgttttttttttactccagagAACTCCTTTAAACTTACTACCAGAAACAAATGGTAAAAgaaaagcattcaaacagttaaacacagcactttcttcttcagtggtaATCTTCTTGCTGAAGTtatgcctggtatacaccatgcaatttcctgtcacatTGACGGTCAAATCGATGAGGTTTTCAAATTCGATAACGTTTTTGTACAGAAgtaatcagaaaatcaatcagaaaaaaaaccaaaaacgaaTGGAAATCAGATTGGGCCGGCCTGAAATGATTAATCTGATGTTATATTGCATGGTGTCTACCAAGCATTAGATAGAACTCAAGTGATAACATCAACTTGTTAAAGGGATTCTGTATTggttttaattaaaaacaaaaagtgtcacttacctggggcttctaccagccccctgcagacatcttgtCCCGCGCCAgtcaatgatcctccggtcccctcacttcccaattattcatctaactagacgaatgccaCTGTGTCTGCGTGACCATGGCGGCACGTACGTCCTCGCTCGCGTCTCTAGGAGCTTcctgcgcagtacaaagttttctcgtATTGTGTCTGCACAGGAAGCTCCCAGAGATGCGAGCTGGAGAGAGAGCGTGTGCggcatttgtctagttagacagaTAATTGGAAAATGACCCGCAGCGGGGGACATAAGGATCCTTATGTGATAGCACGGGACAAGATGTcttcagggggccggtagaagccccaggtgagtgacacTTTTGTTTTCAAAAACCACAACAGAAGCCCTTTAATATTTGCTTGGCAGCTATACAGCCACTATTAGGAAACATTGTTGTGCAGTGTATCATCTTGCACTGATAGAAGAAGGTAAAAACAGCTGAGAAAGCTCACTgggtatattataatatataaatacagcagctctgcaataatttgggaacttgtaatgtgTAAATAGACAATAATACTTGAGCGCAAAAGCAAACATGATAACTGAATGAGTAATAAAAAGAAGGAGTCCCTGCATTAAAAAAAACTCACAGAAAAGTGATCCAGGACATTGTAGAGGACAGTTTAGTGCACACAAAGTCTTCTCTTGAAAGTGAACCTGAGTCAGAAGGAACACAGAGCCCACCCTTCCTTAAAGAACAGCTCAGATCAGTTAACCTGCATATGTCATAGGGTCAGAGTCAgggcacatatgaattatgggAACTCCTGCGTGGTGtaggtgactacgcaagagaatgTATTGTTTTGTAACCATGACCCCggcttaatttagctgtagggaaagcagtggtgcctggatgattgaTTTGCATGAAAGTGTGTAAAGGGTTAGCTGATTTTGCGGTTTTGTTGGCCACACCTCTTTTGGCACCTCCCTTATACCTTATTTAAATATCCTAACTTGAGGTTATGagcctggattctgtgtttcttaaaggacaactatcttgaaaaattgtaaaatttcaaatacttacatttaaaatgtacATTCTTCTCAGAGTaaagtgcactataaattacttttttcctctgCCGTTGTCACAGTTACagaaggtagtgaaaatctgaccaaTCTGTCCGgtcttggattagtccatctcctcagttATTTCATTATTTACacaagcacttactgaacagcagttgcccAGTCCAACTGGCAAACCATATACACTGTAAATGTCACTCTCTATAGTCATAACCACTGGCAGCATAACACTCTCTATACCCTGAGATtacccaatgaggagatggatcagtccaaaacctttcagaccagtcagattttactacctactgttagtgacaaaaacataggaaaaaagtacggtaattaaagggaacctaaactgagaaggatgtggatttttccttttaaaatagtaccagttgccggactctcctgctgatcctgtgtctctaatacttttagccacagcccctgaacaagcatgcagatcaggtgctctgactgaaggcagcctggattagctgcatgcttgtttcaggtgtgtgattcagccactactgcagccagagagatcagcaggactgccaagcaactggtattgcttaaaaggaaacctccatatacctctgagtttaggttccctttaacagtgcattcactctggaagaaatgtactatgGATGTCTTCAATGTAGGTGTTTACATTTCACATTTTATCATTTTCAGCAATTGGTGGTATAAATGAAATACTGTGTTTGGGTGGGCAGACTAAAGCGGTATACAACccggacataatattcaataaaaacatgtttacctactttttatatgccatacggttatcatatttgcatttgtgcataagtattattattcatttagaagttattggTTTACAAATGTACAGTTTTttcctttgtgagctgactttgcattttattaataactgctttTATTCGTTGCTGTTTTGCAGCCAGacaagctttcagtgtctctctgtctccagcagctcctgcacagtcagagaatgtgtcacattcctcacttgatacatttaagtaaacacaagataacattatctaaagttcggatgcgtctgcaattccctgcactcaactttcaagctctgtgtgtaacccttcgaatgctggtctagtaaaaaaaataaaatgtggttGCACATACTGTA from Hyperolius riggenbachi isolate aHypRig1 chromosome 2, aHypRig1.pri, whole genome shotgun sequence encodes the following:
- the LOC137543129 gene encoding uncharacterized protein; translated protein: MAGDIPEQLVVKHNLTGIQNRIYQAPTDTVLCDSLSKQSRPGTGITKRSKLSTRKKSHQTSPKMPGMSGILLSSVPDKEASRELQVYPESEEIKQGSPLQEIPNGQHSLSDKSATRGLLVNLSRPQRRLPTSANSPRITAIPEVRSGSTRRENEDHFSKKSYGATGLINSIVSCSTMGSTSFESTSKLDFIQMGQEVIFPRQEVSDSLECQALSSLVAGGKSSLQRKSLGLSNPDCNNYRRKLRGLGSTSEYSSCSRSMVCTSSQTIFKQQGVASCMGSTSGIPDSDSPIPCDYSYGQQYSSGLPEPAGGYEEQSLKVPSIKDSSLGRKESTFLKSSTSERDAQLSSRLFKQMEPLSRRMEPKRSNISRNIESLGGSTSRSVCKTNQYEMPSILFPVPTGQSMGSGRILNQLEPAQDVRLSPSTSHLEGFEQDMARPSTSHSGCSFLAQETLVCSTSALSLRPSDPSMSTGSTDPGPSVSSQSDSSSAFGMEPEWRILKSKGFSNSLSETLIQSRKKVTRQIYHKAWKTYLSWCLKNEMDTSHSNSVLEFLQCGFQKGLSISTLKVQVSALSVYLERRLAEEEYVVRFFKATRRLRPVVQSKIPSWDLNTVLQALCELPFEPISDISDKLLTLKTAFLLAITTARRIGELQALSINEPYCVISEDRITLRLDVSFLPKVSSKFHRSQEIFLPSFCNNPSNQKENKLHSLDVRRCVIEYLQRSKSWRKSNALLVLFAGKFRGKQASRPTIARWIKQAIALSYFHQGKQLVSTIRAHSTRAVSTSWAERAGATIEQICKAATWSSHNTFVKHYKLDVLSNSDLCFGRKVLQAVVPP